In the Pseudorasbora parva isolate DD20220531a chromosome 5, ASM2467924v1, whole genome shotgun sequence genome, aacctcagcgacggggcctgccattcttccatgatttgcacaccgaggtggcaaagtcatggaggagaccggcatcataccgtgtgttcagccctcagacttcggtctatagcaacatcatggggctgaagcactacggttatggggcgatgccaaaggtagaagagacgctcgcgagccatctctcgccttcctcggcatcgtccctgaaggccccgactttgcccaccagaccattaaaaacaacgtcggcactggtgggcaaagcgtactcggcggcaggtcaggctgctgcatgcctgcatacTATGGCAAtaatgcaggcttatcaggctgacctgcttagGGACCTAGATGGAcgtgatgaagtggggggtgatATTATCAATGAGCTAAGAACATCAGCTGATcttgctctccgggccaccaaggagacggccagatgtgttggccgctctatggcagccttggtggctacggagaggcatctgtggctcaaccccactgaaatcaaggagagggagaaaagcttcctgctcgacgcgccgctgtctcctggtggcctcttcggtgacgcagtacacactgtcgccgagaggttccaggagtcaaagaagcaagctgcggcgctaaagcagtttctccctctccgggtccaggtccctggggctgccgctgacatcaggcagcccaagccgagtacgagctccgctcacagggcgcaacagaagcagagcgtcgccgctcgagctccccctcagcgcggggacgaggggcggcgctctcaggcgaggccttcgaggggcaaggctgatctgcggacagtcctgatcgccaagaaggccttgtcgaagcgttcctgacgccagaagcgtcaggacgctgagggtggttccccccgtagggaaacggtgtttacccctgccaacggtacccgtttccctacggcacccttggggggccgcgctgccaaccccgccgcattgccggggcgcagtcggtctccgcgggccacccgagggtggtccgcacccccttcgggggtcccccgagcagtcaagtcagtcgttccctgccggtccgccgcttcagggcactgtgcttgttgctcaaaatacaccagaggccagcctcgagaggctggttcccttagtagattttctagacgagtggaaacgtctatcaaatatatctcgttgggtcctgcagataatagaaaaggggtacgccattcaattcagaagtcggccacctcctttctgcggtgtcctacctacagaggtgggcccggagcaggctctggtaatggcacaggaagtagagacactcctgcaaaaaggggctaaagagagggttccccctcccagcagggagtctggcttttacagccgttacttcatcgtgtcgaagaaggatgggggcttacgcccgatattagatctgcggctattgaatcgctcggtggccaagctcaaattcaagatgcttacactcagacagattgtagtgCAGGTcaagtcggaggattggtttgtcaccatagacctcaaagatgcgtattttcatgtctccatccttccacatcacaggaagttcctgaggtttgccttcgggggagaggcataccaatatcgtgtacttcccttcggtctagcactgtcaccccgcacgttcaccaagtgtgtggatgcagctctggtgccgctgcgtctgcagggcatccgcattctgaactatatcgacgactggctgattctagcgaatacagagcagatggcggttcagcatcgagatgctgttctcgcccacatgtcgaagctggggttgaggctgaatgccaagaagagtgtgctttctccggctcagagaaccacttttctaggtgtgaactgggattcggtaattatgcgggcgcaattatcgccaacacgcataacatcgatcctggcagccgtcaaagaacagaagctaggccgggccgtcactgtgaaacagttccagaaactgttaggtctcatggcagcagcgtccaacgtgataccttttggcctactgtacatgaggccactgcagtggtggctcaaaacgaaagggttctccccgaggggaaatccgctccgcacgatcaaagtcacgcggcgatgcctacgtgctctggtcatgtggaaaaacccggggtttttatctcagggtcccgtgttgggggctcatgttcgtcgcgtaacgctaacgacagacgcctctctcacgggctggggggcgaccatgagtggtcgctcgtcccagggtctatggcaggaacatcagcggcactggcacataaatcggctagagatgctcgcagtgtttcttgcattgaaacagttcctgcccgacctcaggggccaccatgtgttagtcaggacagacaacacatcggtggtcgcctacataaatcaccaggggggtctgaggtctcgtccgttggacaaattggcacatcggatcctcctgtgggcccaggggaaattgctgtcaatcagggcagtatatatccccggggtcctaaatcaggaagcagacagcctgtcgagacaggggccgaggcccggggaatggagactccacccagaggtggtggagctcctatggaaggtttatgggaaagcggaaatagacctatttgcttcggcggagaattcccactgcccgcagtggttttctctgacccatccagccctgctggggttggatgccatggtacaggagtggccgaggctacctctgtacgccttccccccgattgtcctgcttccaggagttctggagagggtacgccgggacggggcccaggtacttctagtggctccgtactggccgacccgagtatggttttcggacctgatatctctcctggaaggctctccgatggagattccgaccaggagggatctactctctcaggcgggcgggagattcctgcacccacgcccagagatgtggaaactgtgggcctggcctctgagggggctaggctcatagaggaaggtctctcggccgaggtcgtagagaccatccttcactccagagctccgtccacgaggaaactgtacgctctgaaatggaaacttttctcagcatggtgcagagaacgccagtgggacccagttaactgcccggttggtacagtgctggagtttctgcaggcaaggttctcggcagggttgaccccctccacaataaaggtgtacgtggcggccttgggtgccttccacgtccctttgggtggagtgtctttgggaagacaccctctgattacacgtttcctccgtggcactttaaggttgaggcctgtgatgcactcgagggtcccagcatgggacttagccattgttttacgGGGCTTGTCCGAACCTCCATTCGAAcccttggaggaggtttcggataagttccttacCCTCAAGACGGTattccttttggctatttcatctctaaagagaataggagatattcagtccctgtctgtagggccctcatgtttagagtttgcgcctgggatggtgaaagcatttctgcatcccaggccgggttatgtccccaaggttcctacgagcccacggggccccatcactcttcaggcgttctgtcctcctcctttcacgacgtcagaccaggaaagattgaatctgctgtgccctgtcagggcgctagatacttatgtccacagagctgccctgtggagaaaaactgatcagctgtttgtctgtttcgggccccctaaaaaaggggccccagtatctaagcagaggatgagcaagtgggtggtcgaggccatctcacttgcttatgaagcggccgggcagccgtctccactggctgtccgggcccattcaaccaggggtatggctgcttcaaaagcactcttgtcgggggcttccctccacgatatttgtaacgcggccggatggtcgtctcctttaaccttcgtcaggttctatgaactagacctggcatctacagttggggcacaggtactctcgtaaccgtgtgcgcttcggcttcacacatacgagacacttggtcctatggcgatgtgggtataagcgttctcacagcgtttcgacgcagctcgagttccccgaaagggaacgtctcaggttacgtatgtaaccctagttccctgagggaacgagacgctgcgtcgctctgccatactcccggcgtgtccgtgatcacttacttcaggctttatcagaagttagttcctgtttgttttcacggacgctttatagcttccggtatAGCTTccggttacatacgtaacctgagacgtttttggCTTTTCTATGGAGTTTTCAATGGACTTTTCTATGGACTTTTTCATGGAATATTATAGcatattagtgtgtgtgtgagagtgaaagtgtgtgtgtgtgtgtgtgtgtgtgtgtgcgcgcccttGAATTGTACCAAAGTTTTAGAAATGATTATGCAGCCTGACCCCCTCCAGTGAGCTGCAGGATGTATTGCCTTCTCCCTCTGACACCGCAGACTCAGGAGAATCAATGACGTAATTTATGAAATTGGCAATTAAAGAGTTAAAATcctgatttaaaaatatatatattttttgtagttTTGATCAGGACTGAGGTTGGTTAATAgatttatgcaaaaaaaatgtaaacaaatatttatctGTTACATTTTTGTAGCAGTTTAATTTAGTGGCTGTTTTTAGCCACGAGGGTAACAAAAGGGTAGTGATATTTTTCACagcattttcccaaaatatgTGTAAAAATAAGATTTGTCACCAAAAATCATTCCATTTGCTGAAACACAGAGAAAGTTATGGTCAAATTAAGACTCAAAAACACCTCATAGTGGCTGAAAACGTCCCCAGGGATGCATAAGGGTAAAGTTACACTGGGTTCCCTGATGTGGCCGTGCACATCGCCAACACCTATTGTTACTTTTCATCCATTCAGTCAGCTTTGATACTTAGCCTGGATACTTCTGAGCACCGGCTACGGTAGTGTTCCTCATTAttacagaatggacaatatggCTTGCTCTTGTTCCTTTTGAAGGAGCTGCTTGGAACTGGAGCTTCAGATTTCTTAGCAGTGTCCTTCACCCCATGGAGGACAGTAGTAGGTTGCTTACCCTTCCTACCCTCTTATCTGGACACCTGCTTCTCCCAAGCTCTTCTCACAGCTAACTGTCCTTCAGAGTCCTGACACCAAGACTCATATTTCAACCAATCTGAAAGATTAGTTAAGGTGTGGGTTTGTGTACCCTGATGGTACATGCAGCGGCGAAACTCTGCTCTCTGCTCAGGTGGCAGTTTGCTCAGCAGACGAGCAACATGTGAGCCACATTGTAGTTCCACTTCACCCTCGTGGCCTAATGTCTTCATTATCCCCACCAGTGATTGTATCTGGAGTGCAAACTTTTCAAATGCCACAAAGCCTCCCCGCTTTATGTCTGGTGAGTCCATCACCGCAGCAATACGCCTCAGTGCTATCTGATGTGGCTGGCTAAACTTGTCATTGAGGGCAACCATTGTGTCTGAGAAAGGTGTTGGGGAGTGAAGGTAAGCATCTGCTATTAACCTAGCTTCTTTTAGTTGCAGGTGATCGACcaacactttatatttaaatagCTCAGATGCATCATGTGGTAGGAGATTCTGAGATCTTGAGCTACGCAAACTCACTTGGGTCCCGACTTGAGAAGTTGCGGATTGTTGGGCGTGGCCCACGGTAACTTGGCTCTGGGATGCTGTAGTTATGACCCTGAGATGAGCTGAAAGGCAGGGCCTGTGTCCATGCTGTGCTTGGTGTTAGGGTTGTTAGGTTGCAGTCAAGCTAACTCTGTTCACTACCATGAGTAGTAGGGGATTTGGGCTCAACTGTAGGTAATCCGTGTGGCTGCGGCAGAAACTGAACGGGCTTAAACCAGGGAGGTGGGTGATGGGCAGTGTCATTCCATGGCCTGGCAGTGGGAAGGGCCCCATGTGCTGAGTGGTTAACTCGTGGCTTGCCCACAAACATGTCAGGAGCTTGGGCTATCAGTGCTTCTTCCTTAATTCTTGGAACTGCATCTATTCTACTAATAAGCAAATGTGCTATAGGTGGGTCACTAGGGAGAGGCTCGTTCCATTTCTGGGTCTGGCCATGGTGCAGACCAATCATCCTCTTTCTCAGCTTTAGGTTTGCGTTCAACAGGTGGCCATGGCGACATAACTCCGACCGTTAACTCTGGCTTTCTGGTATGAATAGAGGTTGGACTCTGCATGTTGCGAACAGCATCTACTCGGCACTCCTCCTGTGGATGTATGGGGTGCAACGCTGAAGGCAGGGGAGTAGAGTAGTCTTGTAGCTGTTTCCTAAACTCTCTCTCTGAAAACTGCTGGGGGGCTAGCTGTTTCTTCTGGCTGTGCTGTTGGTTCTCCGCCCTATAGCCCAGGTCCATCTCCTGAAGAATAGCATCCCGCCTCTGCAGGCGAAGAGAAGAGTCATGAGGGGAGGTGAGGGGTGTCATCCTGGCCTTTCCCTCCTGGTGAGTATTCTCTAATCCTTCTCTGTAGCCCCTATAATCAACCTCATAATCTGCATAGCACACAGGTGGGCAAATGTGCCGTTTGGGACGTGCACCACAAACATCATACTCTGGATGTAATTTCATCTCTGACGTAAACCCAGTGAATCCGGCTTAAAGGACCATCAATGTAACAAAGATAATGGGTAAAAGCTCAGTCTAGGTGCTAATTCTGGGTTTATCACCAGGTTCACTCAGGTGTGTCGGCCAGAACACCACTTAAGGCCAAATTTTCCAGAGAAGGAAAtgaagagaggagagagaatTCGTTTATTCTGTTTATTCCTTCATCTTTCTTGAgtgatatggcttcttttttgaacTATAGATTTTTAGCCAAcaacggcgaatggcacggtggattgttgtcaccgacaatgttttctggaagtattcctgagccaatgttgtgatttccattacagtagcttTCCTGTATGTGAtacagtgccgtctaagggcccgaagatcacgaGCATTCAGTAGGGTTTttcggccttgacccttacgcacagagcttgttccagattctctgaatctttagaTAATATAATGCACTCTAGATGATGaaaacttcaaactctttgcaatttttctctgtgaaactcctttctgatattgctccactatttttcaacgcagcattgggggatttggtgatcctctgcccatcttgacttctgagagacactgccactctgagaggctctctTTATACTCAAtaatgttgccaattgacctaataagttgcataTTGgttctccagctgttccttatatgtacatttaacttttccggcctcttattgctacctgtcccaacttttttgcaatgtgtagctctcatgaaatccaaaaggagctatatttggcatgacattttaaaatttctCACTCTCAACATttgatgttatctatattctactgtgaataaaatatacgttttagatttgtaaattattgcattccttttttatatacaatttgtacagtgtcccaactttggATGAGAGCAAAAACGCACTGTTTTCGTGCATCTTAAAAAGCCTGTCAGCTACTACCCCCCTTTCCAGAAACGGGCGGGGCCTTTAAAAGCTTGCTCTTTCCCTTACAAAAAAGTATATTTCAAGTTATTTTTATAAAGTGTGGTTAAGTAAAgttcaagtatatttttaagtatactttGTGTAGTAAATATAGTAATATCAATGTGTACTAGTACTAAACTTGTAAGTGTACTATTTAAATACTGCTTGGGACTAAATTGGCCCACTTTTACTATATAAAAGTAGGCATATAAGTTTAAGCGTACTACAAGTGTAACAGTAGTAAACTCATTTTTACTGCATCTACTACAAGTGAACTTATAAGTATACTAGTAGTTTACTATTTTAATACAATAGGTAATGTTTTTAGAAGTTTTGAAGTGTACTCTCAGCTAACTATTATTTTAGTAGCTTATAACTTAGACTTGTATAAGTAATTGTAAGTAAATAGCAATTAAATTAAGCTAAGAGTTTTCTCTTAAAACTTATTCACAAAGCTGCTTTTACTAAAGAACAGAGAGAAGTCTTAAGCTGAGATGAGGGCAGTGTTGACCTTGTTGCAATGGATGATGTCATTGCGGTTACTAACTATGCCCACAGTGATTAGCTGATAGGGAAGGGGACTCTGTCAGCGATTTAATCGTAGAAATATTGTAGAATGAGGTATCATGTTTCCATATTCAAATAAGGGTTTTAGAATAAaaatgttgccatattcaaataaatgatgtTAAAAGTGTCCCTAATTAAACAAGTATAAGTACCGCTACTCTCAGCCTCTTACATGTCTGCATCTAAAGAGATTGTAGAATTCAAGTGAAAAATTATGTTTTCAACTCGTCACTCACTCTCTTAATTCTGAGCTTAATGCCCCTGACCACCTGGACAGCATGGCAAACATAGGCTTATTTGACTCTTTTACTTCGTAAAAGTGAACTTGTGAAACAAGACATATCTTATGCAgtgtatattgtaaatacaatgACACGCCCACACGGCGCTCACGTgaacagcattggctgtcgtagAAATCGTAAATGCTGCATTGTTTATGACGTAAACTGCGTAGGAGACGACGGACacagtctttttttttactacctttccgggccttgaaagtgttaattatatTGCAGTCTATATGGAgggatcttaatttgtgttctgaagatgaatgaaggtagtctgacaagccagacccacatcaagatgtttggtctgaaaactcaccatagacagggctcaatccgaagggcgggataaacggttgtctttcaaactccctctgcacgtgataggatagtgctacgccaaccggagcaacgacggtgaaggggagctcgctgactgattaaacattcaccgtatccggtcggctaaactccgaacacatcttccctttttaagaatgaattcagtgccgctctttgttcttttctcagaggaaagcttaactccaagtcttccggaggcgcgggcagagctgattcgaaagcccgccgccgttcgccagtttctgtgttactagaagcacgcaaacgcaactcggccatcgtcattatggccccgcccgccgactctatacacgatgtgattgggctgtccagattctgaggaatacagctcagataggaattgagagttgctagaccacacttgcgggcaaattaaatttgctgccgctagggtgcgtctagatttctaggctagaatgaaggtcttactggtttaaaacgacatgagagtgagtaattaattacataattttcatttttggctgaactaaccctttaagcagttGCTGTAAATGTGAGTGGATCAATTTGTGGCTCATTACTGttctatttttaatattaatgatGGAGGAGAAAGGGGATAAGGAGCAGGAAAAGACAAGAAAGCCAGGACTTGTTGACTCGTAAACATATATCTCATGAGGTGCATGTGTTTTTTGGTGGCttatatatgcaaatattgGCAATAATGATTATTCAGACAGTTTTGTTATAGCGTAATCATTTTATTGAAACATTTGAACACTAGTACCAGGAGTCCATGATACGCCTCATGCTCATGAATCTCATGCCATCCATATTGCTGAAGTTCCTGTACTCTCCAGGCCTGAAGTACCACATCCTGCCTCTGTAGTGGGGCTGCTCATACATGAGCCAGTGGCCGTCCATCACATGACAGGACTGGCAGTGAGACATGCGGTAACGGTCCATGATGTTGTCACAGTCATCCATCATCTCGTACATCTGACCCATGAAGTTCTCCCTCTCGTAGATCCTCATTCTGTAGGATCCTCTGTACTGTAGCGGATGAGAAGCCAGTTATGTATAAATTAATTAGGAAAAAACATTATCACATTTAGTCATAGTCTGTTGTCTAATGTCAGTTAATGTATTTGTCAACAGATTAATGGAGCTCACCATAGAGATCATACGGCAGGACCTGATGCAGTTGCTCATTCCAAACATAGACATGCAATCATCATACTCGCCCCTCCTGAAGAAATACTGATTTCCCATGTAGTTAGGATTATCATACATCATCCAGCATCCGCTATGCACTCTGCAAGAGTGACAGCGGCTCACATAGGAGGAGAAGTCAGCACAGTCGCCAGTACAATTGTAAGAGCGACCCTGGAAATTTCTCTCCTCATAAAAGGTGACCTGAAAATTCATAGTTAATCTCTTAGTGATTTTAAGTGAGTAAAACACCACATTAAAGTAATTTGACAGAAATTGTTTGGAAAGGGAGCTGGAGTAAAGTTTACCTTCATGGTTGCGCTGGCTGATTCTCAGTAGTTCCACAAAGGAGAAGCTGAAGCTGATTCTGCTTGTTGACTGACTGCTGTCACCCCTACCTTTATACTAGACCAAGACTAAAGACTACACAGCACCTATTGTTAGTCAGTTCCTGACTGTGCAAGTTAGAATAGATGCCATTCTAGCTAAAGCTTGGTATGTAGATAGTCCTTCCATTTTCAGGAATATAGCATTTCTTAAGtttcaacatttacatttttttctaaaaGTTTCTAATTTTCTAAAATTGAAATACGGAACACCAAGTATTTTTAATTCTTATACACAACACTGATGAATCCATTTGAATCTAACTGTaatttgaaagaaatgtatttgaGAACTGGATTCCAAATTAAGTTTCCACTTGAAGTTATTGTGTTATATTCTGTTCTAGGTTTACAACCtaatatgttttttattagtttaattttttaattttttagtttaatttttCTTCTTCAGTTTTTTAGAACCCTTATGTTTCTTTTGTCTTTATGCGTTCTGTCTACTTGCATCATTTTGCTAATGGTTTGTTCTTTGACTCTCCAGTTCTGGATTTCAAATTCAAAGCACATTATATCCAACACTTGGGTTAAATCTTCTTTCCTTGAGCATCACCATTTCTCTTTGGAATAGTGAAAAGTTTTCAGTATTTGCAATAAAAGAATGGTTTATAGTGAATAAACCTTATATCCATGAGGGACCTTtctgatgctaatcatgttgcaaTAGTTTTAAATGGCAGACCTTTAAcaacatacactcacctaaaggattattaggaacaccatactaatactgtgtttgacccgctttcgccttcagaattgccttaattctatgtggcatttattcaacaaggtgctgaaagcattctttagaaatgttggcccatattgataggatagcatcttgcagttaaacgagatttgtgggatgcacatccagtgCACTAAGCCGTTCCACGACATcctaaagatgctctattgggtggagatctggtgactgtagTGGCCATTTtggtacagtgaactcattctcatgttcaagaaaacaatttgaaatgatttgagctttgtaacatggtgcattatcctgctggaagtagccatcagaggatgggtacatggtggtcataatgggatggacatggtcagaaacaatgctcaggtaggctgtggcatttaaacgatgcccaattggcactaaggggtctaaagtgtgccaagaaaacatcccccgcACCATTACACAttcaccaccagcctgcacagtggtaacaaggcatgatagTTCCATGTTCTTATTCTGTTTACGTCAAATTCTGACTcaaccatctgaatgtctcaacagaaatcaagacctttccagtcttcaactgtccaattttggtgagctcatgcaaattTCACCCTCtgtttcctatttgtagtggagatgagtggtggGTCTTCTGTTGTAGCCcgtccgcctcaaggttgtgcgtgttgtggcttcacaaatgctttgctgcatacctcagttgtaacgagtggtcattttcaataaaatttgctcttctatcagcttgaatcagtcgcccattctcctctgacctctagcatcaacaaggcatttccacaggactgccgcatactggatgtttttcccttttcacaccattctttgtaaaacctagaaatggttgtgcgtgaaaatcccagaaactgagcagattgtgaaattctcagaccggcccatctggcatcaacaaccatgccacgctcaaaatggcttaaatcacctttcttttccattctgacattcagtttggagtttaggagattgtcttgaccaggaccacacccctaaatgcattaaaacaacTGCCATGGATttgttgattagataattgctttattgagaaattgaacacgtgttcttaataatcctttaggtgagtgtatgttgTTGCTACCGATTGTTTTTAATCATAATGAagctttttaaatgtacaaatgCTCAATACACTTGAGTGTTGAATTTAAATCACAGTTTATTAAACAATTATAGATCAATAACATCTTAAATTACATCTTAAAAGCCTCATAGTTGTATCTGAATGGGTAGCAACCATGTTGATAGATACTGTGTACTCTATTATTGGAAAAAAATCATCTTTCTCAATTGACAGTTCAAAAGTAGTAATGTACAGAGGTGCCCACAGGATTTTTATCAATGATacacaaaagaaaaacatgTAGTAGCCCAATCATAGATGACTGCATCACAGCAGCTATTTGTTTACGTTTTGTCATCCTAATTAAACTTAAGTAGACTAATGCATAAAGCATAAAGTGTTAAAAGCATAAAGTGTTCTGTATAAATGACCCCTTTGCTTGTTTAGATCAACACAGTTCGTTTTGTGTAAACactgtattatttattaacataTATGATAAGTGATATACTTGATATAGAAATCATATTACAGAGTTAATATTGAAATGCTGTTGAAGTCAGAATTCTTCCCAGCAacatataattaattattttgcatttaaaaaaactaattgATGGTTTACCCATTATGGTTTTCTTTGGATGTCTCTTAAAAGCATAAAATAGACCTTTGTATGCAGTGAAAataggcctgtcgcgatagtcaataaatcaattaatcgcatgattaaaaaaaaatagctcgCAATAATTTCCATTTGCTCGCTTGCAAAtggaaattacaaaaaaaaaaaagtttgttttccTCGTTTCATTGCTGATTGAGCATTTGcctggggaggtgtttatactcgatgCGCAGACTGGGTGCAGGCGTAATGTGATCTGGTCATGCTCGGCCACATATGCCTGGAACTTGTGCTTCTTGGGTTACGGAGCCACACGAAAAGGTACAAAAAATTTCAccaagcgaaatggggtctcgTGCACTCCAC is a window encoding:
- the LOC137075309 gene encoding gamma-crystallin M2-like; this translates as MNFQVTFYEERNFQGRSYNCTGDCADFSSYVSRCHSCRVHSGCWMMYDNPNYMGNQYFFRRGEYDDCMSMFGMSNCIRSCRMISMYRGSYRMRIYERENFMGQMYEMMDDCDNIMDRYRMSHCQSCHVMDGHWLMYEQPHYRGRMWYFRPGEYRNFSNMDGMRFMSMRRIMDSWY